In the genome of Candidatus Ornithobacterium hominis, the window GCTAATTTTAAAAATCAACTAATTAAGACAGAGAATTCATGTCAAAAAAAAAGAAGGTTATTCCTCACCAAAAAAAAGGTGACGGTTACCAAAAAATCGCAAAGAAAATACTTCAATATTATTTGAAATATCCCAACAAAACGCTCAATCATAAGCAGCTCTCTTCAGCACTGCAATACACGAATGCTCGTGAAAAACAACATCTGATAAAAGTCCTAAGCCGATTGGCTGCTGATGATACGTTGATAGAAGAGACTCCTGGGAAGTTTAAACTAAATATGGAGAAAAATACCCTAGTGGGAACCATTGATTTCACCTCCTCTGGCGCAGCATACGTGGTAGTAGAAGGTTTAGAGGATGATGTTTACATTCCCAAAGGGCAAACTAAAAATGCACTGCAAAATGATTTGGTGCAATTACTTTTGAGGCCTACCAGCCGAGGGAAAAAACAGGAAGGTAGCATTTTGAAGGTTTTGCAACGAAATAGGATGCAATATGTAGGGATTTTAGAAATCATTGGCAACCGAAAATATGGTTTTGTAAATCTAGAACAAAACAGCTCAATGCATGTGGATATTTACATATCAAAAGAAAATTTGAATCATGCTAAAAATGGAGAAAAAGTTGTAGCAGAAATCGTGAGCTGGCCAGAAGATACCGACTCGCCGTTTGGCACCATAATCCGCTCATTGGGCAAACCTGGCGAGCATGATGTTGAAATGCATGCGATTTTAGCCGAATACGGATTGCCCTATCACTTCCCTGATGAAGTAGAAGCAGAGGCACAAGCTATTGATACAAGAATTTTGCCTGAGGAAATTCAGAAACGGCGAGATATGCGTTCGGTACCGACTTTTACCATAGACCCAGCAGACGCAAAAGATTTTGACGATGCTTTGTCTTTTCAGGTTTTAGAAAACGGGAATTATGAAATTGGAGTCCATATTGCAGACGTTTCACATTACGTGAAACCAGGTAGTTTGCTCGACGAAGAGGCATATAATCGAGCAACCTCGGTATATTTGGTTGACCGTGTGGTGCCAATGCTACCAGAGATTTTAAGTAACGGCGTTTGCTCATTACGCCCTTATGAAGAAAAATACACTTTTTCTGCTGTTTTTGAAATGGATGAAGATGCTAATATTTTAAAACATTGGTATGGGCGAA includes:
- the rnr gene encoding ribonuclease R, with protein sequence MSKKKKVIPHQKKGDGYQKIAKKILQYYLKYPNKTLNHKQLSSALQYTNAREKQHLIKVLSRLAADDTLIEETPGKFKLNMEKNTLVGTIDFTSSGAAYVVVEGLEDDVYIPKGQTKNALQNDLVQLLLRPTSRGKKQEGSILKVLQRNRMQYVGILEIIGNRKYGFVNLEQNSSMHVDIYISKENLNHAKNGEKVVAEIVSWPEDTDSPFGTIIRSLGKPGEHDVEMHAILAEYGLPYHFPDEVEAEAQAIDTRILPEEIQKRRDMRSVPTFTIDPADAKDFDDALSFQVLENGNYEIGVHIADVSHYVKPGSLLDEEAYNRATSVYLVDRVVPMLPEILSNGVCSLRPYEEKYTFSAVFEMDEDANILKHWYGRTVTYSDRRFSYEEAQKIIEGETGDFQKEILKLNQLAKTLREQRLKNGAISFDSLEVKFHLDEEGNPTGIYFKQMKDSNHLIEEFMLLANRKVSEFVSTNKKGKPNEKTFIYRIHDDPDPEKLASLKQFISQFGYDLKLGERKETTSSINQLLKEVQGKGEENMIETLAMRSMSKAVYSTENIGHYGLAFQYYSHFTSPIRRYPDIIAHRLLQHYLDGGESPKAETYEEKCEHCSQRERLAADAERDSTKYMQVKYMNEHIGEEYYGVISGVTEWGIYVELPESLAEGLVRLRNIHDDHYVFDPKSYAIIGQKSKKTYQLGDQVRIKVLRADLEKKQLDFELLG